From the Hevea brasiliensis isolate MT/VB/25A 57/8 chromosome 15, ASM3005281v1, whole genome shotgun sequence genome, one window contains:
- the LOC110638284 gene encoding dihydroorotate dehydrogenase (quinone), mitochondrial, translating into MAVRATRRLLRDVLYKRLISSPVGGVRHCSSVAEAPPKIPHFSRKGRLLTGLTIGFVIAGGAYVSTVDEATFCGWLFNATKLVNPFFALLDAEVAHRFAVSAAARGWVPREKRSDPSILELDVWGRKFSNPIGLAAGFDKNAEAIEGLLGLGFGFVEVGSVTPVPQEGNPKPRIFRLRKEGAIINRCGFNSEGIVVVAKRLGAQHGKRMLDETSSTSSSPSDGMKHGGKAGPGILGVNLGKNKTSEDAAADYVQGVHTLSQYADYLVINVSSPNTPGLRMLQGRKQLKDLVKKVQAARDEMQWGEEGPPPLLVKIAPDLSKEDLEDIAAVALALRLDGLIISNTTISRPDSVRNYPVTEEAGGLSGKPLFDLSTDVLKEMYILTRGKIPLIGCGGISSGEDAYKKIRGGATLVQLYTAFAYGGPALIPQLKAELAECLRRDGFKSILEAVGADYR; encoded by the exons ATGGCTGTAAGGGCTACAAGGCGATTATTGAGAGATGTTTTGTACAAAAGGTTAATTTCAAGTCCTGTTGGAGGTGTTAGACACTGTTCTTCTGTTGCAGAAGCTCCTCCTAAAATCCCTCACTTCTCCAGAAAA GGAAGGCTTTTGACGGGACTCACCATAGGATTCGTCATTGCTGGAGGAGCTTACGTAAGTACTGTGGATGAAGCAACTTTCTG TGGTTGGCTATTCAATGCAACAAAACTAGTGAATCCATTTTTTGCCCTCCTAGATGCTGAGGTTGCTCATAGATTCGCTGTATCAGCTGCTGCTCGTGGTTGGGTTCCGAGGGAGAAGAGGTCTGACCCATCTATTTTAGAATTGGATGTATGGGGAAGGAAGTTCTCCAACCCTATAGGTCTTGCTGCTGGCTTTGATAAAAATGCTGAGGCTATTGAAGGCTTGCTTGGATTAGGTTTTGGCTTTGTAGAGGTTGGCTCTGTTACCCCTGTTCCACAAGAGGGTAATCCAAAACCACGGATTTTCAGATTGCGTAAGGAAGG TGCGATTATCAATCGCTGTGGATTTAATAGTGAAGGCATTGTTGTTGTTGCAAAGAGATTGGGTGCACAGCATGGAAAGAGAATGTTGGATGAAACTTCAAGCACTTCATCTTCCCCAAGTGATGGCATGAAACATGGAGGCAAAGCTGGACCTGGCATTCTTGGGGTTAATCTTGGAAAGAACAAGACCAGTGAAGATGCTGCCGCAGATTATgtacaaggggttcatacgttgTCCCAGTATGCTGATTACTTG GTTATTAATGTTTCATCGCCCAATACTCCTGGATTGCGTATGCTCCAGGGAAGAAAACAATTAAAGGACCTTGTGAAGAAG GTTCAAGCTGCTCGTGATGAAATGCAATGGGGCGAGGAAGGCCCACCTCCTTTGCTTGTGAAGATTGCACCTGACTTGTCCAAGGAAGACCTTGAAGACATTGCAGCA GTTGCTCTTGCACTCCGTTTGGATGGACTG ATTATATCAAATACAACCATATCAAGGCCAGACTCAGTAAGGAACTACCCAGTGACTGAGGAAGCAGGTGGTTTAAGTGGCAAGCCTCTATTCGATCTATCTACCGATGTGTTAAAAGAGATGTATATTTTGACAAGG GGAAAGATTCCTTTAATAGGTTGTGGGGGTATTAGCAG TGGTGAGGATGCATACAAGAAAATACGAGGTGGAGCTACTCTTGTTCAGCTTTATACAGCATTTGCCTATGGTGGACCTGCACTAATTCCTCAGTTAAAG
- the LOC110671516 gene encoding protochlorophyllide-dependent translocon component 52, chloroplastic isoform X1, with translation MHFSVLTSTSNKMEALKGSLIPSLQIPSTPTTLHKTQFLNFQFCPIPTSFLKSIKRNTSRSKLFTTLSSSTVSTEPIDPTDPLLETDSQEEKFDWFSQWYPVMPVCDLDKRVPHAKRVIGFDVVVWWDRNEGSWKVFDDTCPHRLAPLSEGRIDQWGRLQCVYHGWCFNGSGDCKFIPQAPPDGPPVHTFKKACVAAYPCTVQNGILWFWPNSNPEYKDILSKKKPPYIPELDDPSYVKPMANRDFPFGYEILIENLMDPSHVPYAHFKLLPNPPSKNRVKLDREGGAPIDISIEKLDKNGFQATRYGGNSRFMAPCTYYSAVSLPTSVNPGNVSDQGNESVSSAGNNMQPSSNSNVPQQRGLLVFYCVPVSPGRSRLIFIFPRNFGVWIDKIIPRWVFHVRQNLVLDSDLYLLHIEERKIMDAGSSNWQKACFVPTKSDAQVVAFRKWLKKYSDGQINWGEKFSGLPPSPSKEQLMDRYWSHVVNCSSCRVAYKGLNALEVVLQVVSIVSIGIVAATKQTGMSAVTRTTLVLMAVLFFAASRWLAHFIYKNFHFHDYNHALL, from the exons ATGCATTTTTCAGTTCTCACTTCCACAAGCAATAAAATGGAAGCTCTCAAAGgttccttgatcccttcacttcAAATCCCATCAACACCAACCACACTCCACAAAACCCAATTCTTGAATTTTCAGTTCTGTCCAATACCCActtcatttctcaaatcaattaaaAGAAACACATCAAGATCAAAGCTTTTCACCACATTATCATCATCTACAGTTTCAACAGAACCCATAGACCCAACAGATCCTCTGCTTGAAACTGATAGCCAAGAAGAGAAATTTGATTGGTTTTCTCAGTGGTATCCAGTTATGCCAGTATGTGATCTAGACAAGAGAGTGCCACATGCAAAGAGAGTGATAGGTTTTGATGTGGTTGTGTGGTGGGATAGGAATGAGGGTTCATGGAAAGTGTTTGATGATACATGTCCTCATAGATTGGCACCATTATCTGAAGGAAGGATTGATCAGTGGGGGAGATTGCAATGTGTGTACCATGGTTGGTGTTTCAATGGCTCTGGGGACTGCAAATTTATTCCTCAGGCACCCCCAGATGGCCCTCCG GTCCATACATTCAAGAAAGCATGTGTTGCTGCTTATCCATGTACCGTGCAGAATGGCATATTGTGGTTTTGGCCAAACAGCAATCCTGAATACAAAGATATCCTTTCAAAGAAAAAACCCCCATATATTCCAGAACTGGATGATCCATCATACGTCAAACCAATGGCAAATAGAGACTTTCCTTTTGG GTATGAAATCTTGATTGAAAATCTAATGGACCCTTCTCATGTCCCTTATGCACATTTTAAACTGCTGCCAAATCCACCATCCAAGAACAGA GTTAAGCTTGATAGAGAAGGAGGAGCACCAATTGATATCAGCATTGAAAAGTTGGACAAAAATGGTTTTCAAGCTACTCGATACGGTGGGAATAGCAGATTTATGGCACCTTGTACATATTATTCTGCTGTTAGTCTTCCCACTTCCGTGAATCCAGGTAATGTATCAGATCAAGGTAATGAATCAGTGTCATCAGCTGGAAACAATATG CAGCCATCATCAAATTCAAATGTGCCACAACAAAGAGGGCTTCTTGTTTTTTACTGTGTTCCAGTTAGTCCTGGTAGAAGCAGATTGATATTTATATTCCCAAGAAATTTTGGAGTTTGGATTGACAAAATCATTCCAAGATGGGTGTTTCATGTGAGACAAAATCTGGTTCTCGATTCAGATTTATATCTTCTTCACATAGAG GAACGTAAGATAATGGATGCTGGCTCGTCCAATTGGCAAAAGGCTTGTTTTGTGCCAACAAAGTCAGATGCTCAAGTGGTTGCTTTCAGAAAGTGGTTAAAGAAATACTCAGATGGTCAAATTAACTGGGGAGAAAAGTTCAGTGGACTTCCCCCATCTCCTTCAAAAGAGCAACTAATGGACAG GTATTGGTCACATGTAGTGAACTGCAGCAGTTGCCGCGTTGCATACAAGGGTCTCAATGCACTTGAGGTTGTTCTGCAGGTCGTGTCCATTGTTTCAATCGGAATTGTTGCTGCAACCAAGCAAACTGGGATGTCTGCAGTTACTAGAACTACACTTGTCTTGATGGCAGTACTATTCTTTGCAGCTTCAAGATGGCTGGCTCACTTCATTTACAAGAATTTTCATTTTCATGACTACAACCATGCCCTTCTCTGA
- the LOC110671516 gene encoding protochlorophyllide-dependent translocon component 52, chloroplastic isoform X2, translated as MHFSVLTSTSNKMEALKGSLIPSLQIPSTPTTLHKTQFLNFQFCPIPTSFLKSIKRNTSRSKLFTTLSSSTVSTEPIDPTDPLLETDSQEEKFDWFSQWYPVMPVCDLDKRVPHAKRVIGFDVVVWWDRNEGSWKVFDDTCPHRLAPLSEGRIDQWGRLQCVYHGWCFNGSGDCKFIPQAPPDGPPVHTFKKACVAAYPCTVQNGILWFWPNSNPEYKDILSKKKPPYIPELDDPSYVKPMANRDFPFGYEILIENLMDPSHVPYAHFKLLPNPPSKNRVKLDREGGAPIDISIEKLDKNGFQATRYGGNSRFMAPCTYYSAVSLPTSVNPGNVSDQGNESVSSAGNNMPSSNSNVPQQRGLLVFYCVPVSPGRSRLIFIFPRNFGVWIDKIIPRWVFHVRQNLVLDSDLYLLHIEERKIMDAGSSNWQKACFVPTKSDAQVVAFRKWLKKYSDGQINWGEKFSGLPPSPSKEQLMDRYWSHVVNCSSCRVAYKGLNALEVVLQVVSIVSIGIVAATKQTGMSAVTRTTLVLMAVLFFAASRWLAHFIYKNFHFHDYNHALL; from the exons ATGCATTTTTCAGTTCTCACTTCCACAAGCAATAAAATGGAAGCTCTCAAAGgttccttgatcccttcacttcAAATCCCATCAACACCAACCACACTCCACAAAACCCAATTCTTGAATTTTCAGTTCTGTCCAATACCCActtcatttctcaaatcaattaaaAGAAACACATCAAGATCAAAGCTTTTCACCACATTATCATCATCTACAGTTTCAACAGAACCCATAGACCCAACAGATCCTCTGCTTGAAACTGATAGCCAAGAAGAGAAATTTGATTGGTTTTCTCAGTGGTATCCAGTTATGCCAGTATGTGATCTAGACAAGAGAGTGCCACATGCAAAGAGAGTGATAGGTTTTGATGTGGTTGTGTGGTGGGATAGGAATGAGGGTTCATGGAAAGTGTTTGATGATACATGTCCTCATAGATTGGCACCATTATCTGAAGGAAGGATTGATCAGTGGGGGAGATTGCAATGTGTGTACCATGGTTGGTGTTTCAATGGCTCTGGGGACTGCAAATTTATTCCTCAGGCACCCCCAGATGGCCCTCCG GTCCATACATTCAAGAAAGCATGTGTTGCTGCTTATCCATGTACCGTGCAGAATGGCATATTGTGGTTTTGGCCAAACAGCAATCCTGAATACAAAGATATCCTTTCAAAGAAAAAACCCCCATATATTCCAGAACTGGATGATCCATCATACGTCAAACCAATGGCAAATAGAGACTTTCCTTTTGG GTATGAAATCTTGATTGAAAATCTAATGGACCCTTCTCATGTCCCTTATGCACATTTTAAACTGCTGCCAAATCCACCATCCAAGAACAGA GTTAAGCTTGATAGAGAAGGAGGAGCACCAATTGATATCAGCATTGAAAAGTTGGACAAAAATGGTTTTCAAGCTACTCGATACGGTGGGAATAGCAGATTTATGGCACCTTGTACATATTATTCTGCTGTTAGTCTTCCCACTTCCGTGAATCCAGGTAATGTATCAGATCAAGGTAATGAATCAGTGTCATCAGCTGGAAACAATATG CCATCATCAAATTCAAATGTGCCACAACAAAGAGGGCTTCTTGTTTTTTACTGTGTTCCAGTTAGTCCTGGTAGAAGCAGATTGATATTTATATTCCCAAGAAATTTTGGAGTTTGGATTGACAAAATCATTCCAAGATGGGTGTTTCATGTGAGACAAAATCTGGTTCTCGATTCAGATTTATATCTTCTTCACATAGAG GAACGTAAGATAATGGATGCTGGCTCGTCCAATTGGCAAAAGGCTTGTTTTGTGCCAACAAAGTCAGATGCTCAAGTGGTTGCTTTCAGAAAGTGGTTAAAGAAATACTCAGATGGTCAAATTAACTGGGGAGAAAAGTTCAGTGGACTTCCCCCATCTCCTTCAAAAGAGCAACTAATGGACAG GTATTGGTCACATGTAGTGAACTGCAGCAGTTGCCGCGTTGCATACAAGGGTCTCAATGCACTTGAGGTTGTTCTGCAGGTCGTGTCCATTGTTTCAATCGGAATTGTTGCTGCAACCAAGCAAACTGGGATGTCTGCAGTTACTAGAACTACACTTGTCTTGATGGCAGTACTATTCTTTGCAGCTTCAAGATGGCTGGCTCACTTCATTTACAAGAATTTTCATTTTCATGACTACAACCATGCCCTTCTCTGA